In a single window of the Neodiprion virginianus isolate iyNeoVirg1 chromosome 1, iyNeoVirg1.1, whole genome shotgun sequence genome:
- the LOC124309804 gene encoding protein spaetzle 4, whose translation MRIFILLVFSVLKLQLSRCQSFRGGSSGNFGYDASSACSRPYSRSARARFENLPCDFRHQNWCTVPGSAYPWHAVRRFVQENQGLMRRMYGDERHISVLRAEIDNNDVTEADIDDEFFQPVDDSTYFEDEDDYEEFEDEDQESAAEFEDRSFTSRAFDDSSGRRRFSKFPKLGDYSRPQFRPTSTRTTAKLTTNDSTTKTPVTKTEEETINNSTDQQNATIVEKTTTPVVTLAQIANVQNLSINEIPDKQPDNLDVKSENLTDLPETVKTTTERMTSEMEVTTDLPTTVMVDPLDVELGDEPARNNPNKGPGIEQLFAATEQHFRPRPEYRPPEVRPGTASPNVGGQLFQDVAAKDQAPPILRPRGVNACPVKEEVVAPFWANNTRGEVLALLNLYPFEQYVHWEKCTNENKQMHCRDGCRCEQQFRLHRLLAYDPNNECRGIFSDWFKFPSCCVCRCYDLPVEFRVTSRSPRAQKPRRKTKNQMPSQWYTH comes from the exons ATGAGGATTTTCATTTTGCTTGTATTTTCG GTTCTTAAATTGCAGTTGAGTAGATGTCAAAGCTTCAGAGGTGGCAGTTCGGGAAACTTTGGATATGATGCTTCCTCAGCCTGTAGTAGACCCTACTCAAGATCGGCAAGAGCACGATTTGAAAATCTTCCCTGTGACTTCAGACACCAGAACTGGTGCACCGTTCCTGGCAGTGCATACCCATG GCACGCGGTGCGTCGTTTCGTGCAAGAAAATCAAGGTCTGATGCGACGCATGTACGGAGATGAGCGACACATCAGCGTCCTAAGAGCAGAGATAGATAATAACGATGTCACCGAGGCTGATATCGacgacgaattttttcagccaGTCGATGATTCCAC ATACTTTGAGGACGAAGACGACTATGAAGAGTTTGAAGATGAAGATCAAGAGAGCGCCGCGGAGTTTGAAGATCGAAGCTTTACAAGCAGAGCTTTTGACGACTCTAGTGGTAGAAGAAGATTCAGCAAGTTCCCAAAATTGGGAGATTATTCACGACCTCAATTCCGGCCTACCAGTACCAGGACGACAGCAAAGTTAACGACGAACGACTCAACAACAAAGACACCGGTTACTAAAACCGAAGAAGAAACTATCAACAATTCTACAGATCAACAGAATGCGACGATCGTAGAAAAAACTACAACACCGGTAGTAACTTTGGCTCAGATTGCTAACGTGCAAAATCTGAGCATCAATGAAATTCCGGACAAACAGCCGGACAACCTAGACGTAAAATCGGAAAATCTCACAGATCTGCCCGAAACTGTCAAAACGACGACCGAACGTATGACTTCTGAAATGGAAGTAACTACGGACTTACCAACAACTGTAATGGTGGACCCCCTAGACGTCGAACTCGGTGACGAACCGGCCAGAAACAATCCGAACAAAGGTCCAGGTATCGAGCAGCTATTTGCTGCCACAGAGCAGCACTTTAGACCGAGGCCAGAGTACAGACCACCGGAAGTGAGGCCGGGAACTGCTTCGCCAAATGTGGGAGGACAACTGTTCCAGGACGTCGCTGCGAAAGATCAAGCTCCGCCGATCCTGAGGCCAAGAGGAGT aaACGCGTGTCCGGTAAAAGAAGAAGTCGTCGCACCTTTCTGGGCGAATAACACTCGTGGCGAGGTACTCGCCCTGCTAAACCTTTATCCGTTCGAGCAGTACGTACATTGGGAGAAATGCAC GAACGAGAACAAGCAGATGCACTGCCGGGATGGGTGTAGATGTGAACAGCAGTTCAGACTTCACAGACTGCTGGCCTATGACCCGAATAATGAGTGCCGAGGTATCTTCAGCGACTGGTTCAAGTTTCCAAGTTGTTGCGTCTGTCGATGTTATGATTTACCGGTTGAATTTCGAGTCACGTCTCGTTCGCCAAGGGCGCAAAAACCTCGACGTAAAACCAAAAATCAAATGCCGTCCCAATGGTACACGCACTGA